The Panacibacter microcysteis genome includes a window with the following:
- a CDS encoding Smr/MutS family protein — MKYQVGDDIVVLHTNEEGKVVEIINNKMVMVEVRGVRFPSYMDQIDFPYFKRFTEKKNIFQPKKEKKFVEDIPREKTKAKPAEIKATTGVWLSLIPKFTIDEFGDEVVELFKIHVVNRTDTGYKFNYEQHFFGNPSFELANEVTAFHDFYLHDLSFADFNDSPSFLFEFSLITPVKNKAEFYEASVKLKARQLFQKVEEMKEKNEPTISFKLFETYPDKAFDDKPDVPTGVHKQFTAYEAKKARQNLPSPRSVVDLHMEKLSDNWSHMSNFEILTMQLNEFEKWYDLAVAHLQPGLTIIHGVGSGKLRDEIHDILKSKKEVRYFINQYHPQYGYGATEIYFQY; from the coding sequence ATGAAATACCAGGTAGGTGATGACATTGTTGTTTTGCATACCAATGAAGAAGGCAAAGTAGTTGAGATCATCAACAACAAAATGGTAATGGTGGAAGTGCGTGGCGTTAGATTTCCATCGTACATGGACCAGATTGATTTTCCATATTTCAAACGGTTTACAGAAAAGAAAAATATCTTTCAGCCTAAGAAAGAAAAGAAGTTCGTGGAAGATATTCCCAGGGAAAAAACAAAAGCGAAACCAGCCGAAATAAAAGCCACCACCGGTGTATGGCTTTCACTGATACCAAAATTTACTATTGATGAGTTTGGCGATGAAGTGGTGGAACTTTTTAAAATTCACGTAGTAAACAGAACAGATACCGGCTATAAGTTTAATTATGAGCAACATTTTTTTGGCAACCCTTCTTTTGAACTAGCAAACGAAGTAACAGCCTTCCATGACTTCTACCTGCATGATCTTTCGTTTGCCGACTTTAACGACAGCCCTTCGTTTCTTTTTGAATTCTCGCTTATAACACCAGTCAAAAACAAGGCGGAGTTCTACGAGGCATCCGTGAAATTAAAGGCCAGACAACTTTTTCAAAAAGTGGAAGAGATGAAAGAGAAGAACGAGCCTACCATCAGTTTTAAACTCTTTGAAACATACCCGGATAAGGCGTTTGATGACAAACCTGATGTTCCAACCGGCGTTCACAAACAGTTTACTGCCTACGAGGCAAAAAAAGCCAGGCAAAACCTGCCTTCGCCCAGGAGTGTGGTGGACCTGCATATGGAAAAACTTTCAGACAACTGGAGCCATATGAGCAACTTTGAAATTCTTACCATGCAACTGAACGAGTTTGAAAAATGGTACGATCTTGCCGTGGCTCACCTGCAACCTGGCCTTACCATTATTCACGGTGTGGGCAGCGGCAAACTCAGGGATGAGATACATGACATACTTAAGTCGAAAAAAGAAGTGCGATATTTTATTAACCAATACCACCCGCAATATGGATATGGCGCTACGGAGATTTACTTCCAGTATTGA